Proteins encoded together in one Bradyrhizobium sp. CB82 window:
- a CDS encoding cytochrome d ubiquinol oxidase subunit II: MISMSFDEVLPLVFIGSMGISLLVCVVSEGYDLGVGMLMHRATPVERDTMVASIGPLGDANEAWLALGVGLLLVVFPKAPGLILSVIFLSRIPGQDHRVALCVRGRPTRLGFVWFMR; encoded by the coding sequence ATGATCTCGATGTCCTTCGATGAAGTGCTGCCGCTCGTTTTCATCGGGTCGATGGGAATATCGCTGCTCGTCTGCGTCGTGAGCGAGGGATACGACCTTGGGGTCGGCATGCTGATGCATAGGGCAACGCCCGTGGAGCGCGACACCATGGTTGCGTCAATAGGTCCGTTGGGGGATGCGAATGAAGCCTGGCTTGCTCTTGGTGTCGGCCTTCTTCTGGTTGTCTTCCCCAAGGCGCCCGGTTTGATCCTGTCGGTGATTTTCCTATCGCGTATTCCGGGGCAAGACCATAGAGTTGCATTATGCGTGAGGGGACGGCCGACACGCCTCGGATTTGTTTGGTTCATGAGATGA
- a CDS encoding sigma-54 dependent transcriptional regulator, whose translation MSDDQSIGVIYVEDDDDVRIGGAQALELAGFAVSGFASVEAADATVRSDKPFIVVCDVRLRGKSGLDWLTDLRRLDQDLPVILITGHGDISMAVQAMRNGAYDFIEKPCSSEQLVSVVRRAVEKRRLTLEVRSLRSALADRQGIEASLLGRSPQIQEVRRLVSTLAATNVDVTIYGETGTGKDVVARCLHNHSGRRRGNYVPVNCGGLPESLVESELFGHEIGAFTGATRQRIGKIEYANGGTLFLDEIESMPLSVQVKLLRSLQDRSIERVGSNKPISVDCRVVAASKTNLLELSEKRVFRADLYYRLGVAFIELPPLRERREDIPLLFEHFALEAARRFERDAPILDDQTTSALLAYSWPGNVRELRNVADRFVLGVLDGKMINKSGLGSSDVSLPRQLENIERSIIEDALRRRQGDVQGTAALLGLPKQTLYDKIKRLSVNVDGIREGSIVRAGS comes from the coding sequence ATGAGCGATGACCAATCGATTGGCGTGATCTATGTCGAAGACGACGACGATGTCCGGATCGGCGGCGCTCAGGCGCTGGAACTTGCCGGCTTTGCCGTCTCCGGTTTCGCATCCGTCGAAGCGGCTGATGCGACGGTCCGATCCGACAAGCCGTTTATTGTCGTCTGCGACGTACGCCTGCGCGGCAAAAGCGGTCTTGATTGGCTGACTGATCTGCGCCGGCTGGATCAGGATTTGCCGGTGATCCTGATTACCGGGCATGGCGATATTTCGATGGCCGTTCAGGCGATGCGAAATGGTGCCTACGACTTCATCGAGAAGCCATGCTCGTCGGAGCAACTCGTTTCCGTGGTGCGCAGAGCGGTCGAGAAGAGACGGCTGACACTGGAGGTACGCTCGTTGCGATCGGCCTTGGCGGATCGCCAGGGCATCGAGGCGAGTCTGCTCGGCCGATCGCCGCAGATCCAGGAGGTGCGCAGGCTCGTATCCACATTGGCCGCAACGAATGTCGATGTGACGATCTACGGCGAAACCGGCACCGGCAAGGACGTCGTCGCGCGCTGCCTTCACAATCACAGCGGACGGCGCCGCGGCAATTATGTCCCGGTGAACTGTGGCGGGCTTCCGGAATCGCTGGTCGAAAGCGAATTGTTCGGGCACGAGATCGGCGCATTCACAGGTGCCACGCGTCAGCGCATAGGCAAGATCGAATATGCGAATGGAGGAACGCTTTTCCTTGACGAAATCGAGAGCATGCCGCTCAGCGTGCAGGTGAAGTTGCTGAGGTCGCTTCAGGATCGGTCGATCGAGCGCGTCGGCTCGAACAAGCCGATCTCGGTGGACTGCCGCGTCGTGGCGGCGAGCAAGACGAACCTGTTGGAGTTGAGCGAGAAGCGAGTATTTCGCGCGGATCTCTACTATCGTCTCGGCGTCGCCTTCATCGAGCTGCCGCCACTGCGCGAGCGGCGCGAAGATATTCCGCTGCTGTTCGAGCATTTCGCGCTGGAAGCTGCCAGACGGTTCGAGCGCGATGCCCCGATCCTCGATGATCAGACGACGTCCGCCCTCCTGGCTTATTCGTGGCCGGGAAATGTGCGGGAGCTTCGCAACGTCGCGGACCGCTTCGTGCTTGGGGTTCTCGATGGCAAGATGATCAACAAATCAGGCCTCGGAAGCTCGGACGTGTCATTGCCTCGCCAACTCGAAAACATCGAGCGATCGATCATCGAGGACGCATTGCGCCGCAGGCAGGGCGACGTCCAGGGAACCGCCGCGCTTTTGGGGCTTCCGAAGCAAACCTTGTACGACAAGATCAAGCGTCTCTCGGTGAACGTTGACGGGATCAGGGAAGGCTCGATT
- a CDS encoding ATP-binding protein has translation MTDLPSLVNIKGSPQVGSAAPHSPRWLVRGAMAIVLVMAASWLGYAGAFYRGLGDLHAVAQQRLAVEAARLDGYLSRFEYLPSLLETSPDVFRLLGDPADAALQHAVSMYLKSINLLAGADNLYVLAVTGEALAAADFDQPGTPVGRNLSYRPYMSEALATGRGAFFGVGITSARAGYYLSYALKEGGLTKGVAVVKVNLESLEREWRDRASDIALVDGRQVTILASRDEWRFRPIVPLSPEVLENISRSKPYGISELKPLGWTYLEGGGRVSAEDGSTYSIDERWLNGNQWRLLLLGDERPMRQTALAIGSFSGLAGIVALLAFGLLEQRRREIRQRLASQVALQAANDTLEIRVQERTAELRAAQDDLVHAGKLAALGQMSAGIVHELNQPLAALQTAADNAILLVDRGAIGDARGNLIRIGELVRRLGRLTSQLRVFAYKSNSPLDAVSVAHALTESLKIVAARVKESGAEVSMDVEAGLRVLADQIRLEQLLCNILANALDALEGVEPKSISIRASREEGQTARARIAISNSGPPIAPDVLQRMFEPFVTTKPAGKGLGLGLMLSNHIARSFGGELHARNLVPRGAEFVVLLPLADTAGASHER, from the coding sequence ATGACGGACCTGCCATCCCTGGTGAACATCAAGGGGAGTCCCCAAGTCGGCTCGGCGGCTCCCCATTCGCCGCGCTGGCTTGTTCGCGGCGCGATGGCAATCGTGCTGGTCATGGCCGCTTCGTGGCTTGGATATGCCGGTGCGTTCTATCGGGGACTGGGCGATCTGCACGCCGTAGCGCAGCAACGGCTGGCCGTCGAGGCGGCACGGCTGGATGGCTACCTCTCTCGATTTGAGTACCTGCCGTCGCTGCTGGAGACATCGCCTGATGTTTTTCGCTTGCTCGGCGACCCCGCTGATGCCGCACTGCAGCACGCGGTCAGCATGTACTTGAAATCGATCAACCTGCTTGCGGGAGCGGACAACCTCTACGTCCTGGCTGTCACCGGCGAGGCACTGGCTGCTGCCGATTTCGATCAGCCGGGTACGCCGGTTGGCAGGAACCTCTCGTATCGGCCGTATATGAGCGAAGCTCTTGCGACTGGCCGCGGTGCGTTCTTCGGTGTCGGTATTACGAGCGCGCGGGCCGGCTACTATCTTTCCTATGCTCTCAAGGAAGGCGGCCTGACGAAGGGCGTCGCCGTCGTCAAGGTCAATCTCGAGTCGCTTGAGCGCGAATGGCGCGATAGGGCAAGCGACATTGCCCTGGTCGATGGACGTCAGGTCACGATCCTCGCCTCGCGCGATGAATGGCGCTTTCGTCCGATTGTGCCATTGTCGCCTGAAGTTCTCGAGAACATCTCCCGCTCGAAGCCCTACGGAATTTCTGAGCTCAAGCCGCTCGGCTGGACGTATCTGGAGGGAGGCGGGCGTGTTTCGGCTGAGGACGGCTCGACTTACAGCATCGACGAACGCTGGTTGAACGGAAACCAGTGGAGGCTCCTGCTTCTCGGGGACGAGAGGCCGATGAGACAGACGGCCCTCGCCATCGGGAGCTTCTCGGGGCTCGCCGGTATCGTGGCATTGCTGGCATTTGGTCTGCTCGAACAGCGCAGGAGGGAAATCAGGCAGCGGCTCGCCAGCCAGGTCGCGTTGCAGGCGGCGAACGACACACTCGAGATCAGGGTACAGGAGCGAACCGCTGAACTGCGCGCGGCGCAGGACGATCTCGTTCATGCCGGCAAGCTTGCTGCTCTCGGCCAGATGTCGGCCGGCATCGTCCATGAGTTGAACCAGCCCCTGGCGGCTCTGCAGACCGCTGCCGACAACGCGATCCTGCTCGTCGATCGCGGCGCGATTGGCGATGCCCGCGGGAATCTCATCCGAATTGGTGAACTGGTGCGCAGGCTCGGCCGCCTGACCAGTCAGCTTCGGGTCTTCGCTTACAAGTCGAATAGCCCACTTGATGCGGTCTCAGTCGCGCATGCGCTGACCGAATCGCTCAAGATCGTCGCTGCACGTGTCAAGGAAAGCGGAGCCGAAGTCTCAATGGACGTCGAGGCGGGTCTCCGCGTCCTCGCTGATCAGATCCGGCTCGAACAGCTCCTCTGCAACATCCTGGCAAATGCGCTGGATGCCCTTGAAGGGGTCGAACCAAAATCGATCTCGATCCGGGCGAGCAGAGAGGAGGGGCAGACTGCCCGTGCCCGCATCGCCATCAGCAATAGCGGTCCCCCAATTGCACCCGACGTCCTCCAGCGCATGTTCGAGCCCTTCGTGACGACCAAGCCTGCCGGCAAAGGCCTCGGTCTTGGCCTGATGCTGTCTAATCACATTGCGCGCTCCTTTGGTGGCGAACTGCATGCACGAAATCTCGTGCCACGTGGCGCCGAATTTGTCGTGCTCCTTCCACTGGCTGACACAGCAGGGGCTTCGCATGAGCGATGA